The following coding sequences lie in one Sulfuricurvum sp. genomic window:
- the fliM gene encoding flagellar motor switch protein FliM, with product MADILSQEEIDALLDVVDDEGDGALESADDSLFPQRQITLYDFKRPNRVSKEQLRAFRGIHDKMARSIASQISAIMRSIVEIQLHSVDQMTYGEFLMSLPNPTSFNVFSMKPLEGNGVLEINPSIAFPMLDRILGGKGEPFEANREFSDIELSLFETILRVMMGTLREAWAPVTDLYPQVESKESSPNVVQIVAQNEIVVMVVMEIIIGHSSGMMNICYPVIALEPVLPKLASRDLMLNETNSKKSRNQELQVLLGGAHVNVEVNLGEAELTLHELLELGEGDIIRLNIPADDVVHVSVDGKNRFVGQMGLRRFRKSIQISSLIDTEKDAVKRALKEFETKRKARISGVKDMIRGPLEDEEDEDE from the coding sequence ATGGCAGATATTTTATCGCAAGAAGAGATTGATGCCCTTCTCGACGTTGTTGATGACGAAGGAGACGGAGCGTTAGAATCGGCTGACGATTCCCTTTTCCCCCAACGCCAAATTACCCTGTATGACTTTAAACGTCCCAATCGTGTCTCGAAAGAGCAGCTTCGGGCTTTCCGCGGTATTCACGACAAAATGGCACGTTCCATCGCATCCCAGATATCCGCAATTATGCGTTCCATCGTAGAGATACAGCTTCACTCGGTCGACCAGATGACCTATGGGGAGTTTTTGATGTCCCTTCCGAATCCTACGAGTTTCAACGTCTTTTCGATGAAGCCGTTGGAAGGTAACGGGGTTTTGGAAATCAATCCCTCCATCGCATTTCCGATGCTGGACCGTATTTTAGGAGGTAAAGGGGAGCCTTTCGAAGCGAATCGGGAATTTTCCGATATCGAGCTCTCCCTATTCGAGACGATATTGCGGGTAATGATGGGGACACTCCGCGAAGCGTGGGCTCCCGTTACCGATTTGTATCCTCAAGTCGAATCCAAAGAATCCAGCCCTAACGTTGTTCAAATCGTCGCTCAAAATGAGATTGTCGTGATGGTCGTTATGGAGATTATCATCGGACACAGTTCAGGAATGATGAACATCTGTTATCCGGTTATCGCCCTTGAACCGGTATTGCCGAAACTTGCCAGCCGTGATTTGATGCTGAATGAAACCAATTCCAAAAAAAGCCGAAATCAAGAACTTCAAGTTCTTTTAGGCGGTGCGCATGTCAATGTTGAAGTCAACCTTGGTGAAGCCGAATTAACGCTGCATGAGTTGTTGGAATTAGGTGAGGGAGATATAATACGGCTCAATATTCCTGCCGATGACGTCGTCCATGTCAGTGTGGACGGGAAAAACCGTTTTGTCGGACAGATGGGGTTACGCCGATTTAGAAAGTCGATTCAGATCAGCTCTCTTATCGACACCGAAAAAGATGCCGTCAAACGGGCACTTAAAGAGTTTGAGACCAAACGTAAAGCACGTATCAGCGGTGTTAAAGATATGATTCGCGGGCCATTAGAAGATGAGGAGGATGAAGATGAGTGA
- a CDS encoding RNA polymerase sigma factor FliA, with translation MSGANVYSQELKHREDQLAIQYLPAVKAMSFRLKERLPSSIDYMDLSAIGTEELVKLARRYDETQNDSFWGYAKTRVYGAMLDYLRSLDLVSRSSRRLIKEIDSAIELYMSDHDDEPTDAELSEILGIEIDKIHEARIASDIYTVLPLDDQLGTPEEGGILERIEHEDLIEAIQNVLSGFEEREQIIIQLYYFEELTLKEISEIVNITESRISQIHKSVIRRIKDAVGGR, from the coding sequence ATGAGCGGCGCAAATGTCTATTCACAAGAGTTAAAACACCGTGAAGACCAGCTTGCAATTCAGTATTTGCCTGCAGTAAAGGCGATGTCCTTTCGGCTTAAAGAGCGCCTGCCCAGCTCGATCGATTATATGGATTTGAGCGCGATAGGGACTGAAGAGCTGGTAAAACTGGCACGCCGTTACGACGAAACGCAGAATGATTCGTTTTGGGGATATGCCAAGACGCGCGTATACGGTGCGATGCTCGATTACCTGCGTTCGTTAGATCTGGTAAGCCGATCAAGCCGACGACTGATCAAAGAGATTGACAGCGCTATCGAGCTTTACATGAGCGATCACGATGATGAGCCCACCGATGCGGAACTGTCGGAAATATTAGGTATTGAAATCGATAAAATCCATGAAGCTCGGATCGCATCGGATATTTATACGGTTTTGCCACTGGATGATCAATTGGGAACCCCCGAAGAGGGGGGGATATTGGAGCGGATAGAGCATGAAGATCTTATCGAAGCGATTCAAAACGTTTTATCCGGATTTGAGGAGCGGGAACAGATCATCATCCAGCTCTATTATTTTGAAGAACTGACCCTCAAAGAGATCAGTGAAATCGTAAACATCACCGAATCGCGTATTTCGCAGATTCACAAATCGGTAATACGGCGCATTAAAGATGCGGTAGGGGGAAGATAA
- a CDS encoding P-loop NTPase, translated as MNHQAAKLEALVNQNRNTAAKKTRFIAITSGKGGVGKSTISSNMAHVMAKYGLKVGIFDADIGLANLDVMFNVKIQKNILHVLKGEATVNEILVPIEKNLVLIPGESGEEIFKYASGGLFERFMDQASVLDDLDVMLIDTGAGIGEHIQLFLRACDDVIVVTVPDPAAITDAYATIKVTARLRDEINVIMNQVRSSKEAESLFEKIHKVAQANIGNGLKLSYLGQISNDAKIANSVKKRALFSRDYPTSTPTIELEQIVKRIAKKLERNVLVDPKESGLGGLFKRLMEHF; from the coding sequence ATGAATCATCAAGCCGCTAAACTCGAAGCTTTAGTCAATCAAAATCGAAATACGGCAGCAAAAAAAACTCGTTTTATAGCGATTACCAGCGGTAAAGGCGGTGTCGGCAAAAGTACGATCAGCTCAAATATGGCACATGTAATGGCAAAATATGGGTTGAAAGTGGGAATATTTGATGCGGATATCGGACTTGCCAATCTGGATGTCATGTTCAATGTCAAAATCCAAAAAAATATTTTACACGTGCTCAAGGGAGAAGCGACGGTCAATGAGATATTGGTTCCGATTGAAAAAAATCTCGTCCTGATTCCGGGAGAGAGCGGAGAAGAGATTTTTAAATACGCATCGGGAGGGTTGTTCGAGCGGTTTATGGATCAAGCCTCCGTACTGGATGATTTGGATGTGATGCTGATCGATACGGGAGCCGGAATCGGTGAACACATTCAGCTTTTTTTACGAGCTTGTGACGATGTTATTGTCGTCACGGTTCCTGATCCCGCCGCAATTACGGATGCGTACGCTACGATTAAAGTGACCGCAAGGTTACGTGATGAAATCAATGTTATAATGAATCAGGTTCGCTCGTCCAAAGAAGCGGAAAGTCTGTTTGAAAAAATCCATAAAGTGGCACAAGCCAATATCGGGAACGGATTAAAACTCAGCTATCTCGGGCAAATTTCAAATGATGCTAAAATTGCGAACAGCGTCAAGAAAAGAGCCCTGTTTAGTCGGGACTATCCGACATCTACACCGACAATTGAATTAGAACAGATTGTTAAGCGAATCGCAAAAAAATTGGAACGAAATGTGCTAGTAGATCCCAAAGAGAGTGGTCTTGGAGGCTTGTTTAAGCGTCTTATGGAGCACTTTTAA
- the flhF gene encoding flagellar biosynthesis protein FlhF, whose amino-acid sequence MKILTFSGATPAEALKKAQLEVGEEAMLIETREVQKKSLGKSALYEIVVGVEENSVPKPRAKVEEPLMKQRPLAQKSSDVLYNISEAAKQISKIAEVTEEERTPAQMPVRESEDLKRIKEEIEKLGDKVKLIQNMFWSEKAPKIQAAIPPEFAEIYRLAQQSGMDQEHLDEIMQLTLEHMPSKMRESSATVKRYFQVLMRKMIPVRLETPPRNGAKKVIMLVGPTGVGKTTSIAKLAARFSYLLEKKYKVGLVVLDTYRIGAVEQLMQYARMMKLGIETVVDPPEFSSALNALRYSDYILIDTMGSSPYDKGKIEKIYECLRGNDTEYSVDVVLVMPSSIKYEDLKATYENFAPLGIDTMMFTKLDETRGFGNIFSLVYETKVPISYFSVGQEVPEDLVVATSDFLVECLMNGFSRGENT is encoded by the coding sequence ATGAAAATTTTGACATTTAGCGGTGCCACTCCAGCCGAGGCGCTTAAAAAAGCGCAATTGGAAGTCGGCGAAGAGGCGATGTTGATTGAAACGCGCGAAGTGCAGAAAAAATCGCTCGGCAAAAGCGCTTTGTATGAGATCGTGGTCGGTGTTGAAGAAAATTCCGTTCCTAAGCCCAGAGCAAAAGTGGAAGAGCCGTTGATGAAACAGCGACCGTTAGCTCAAAAAAGCAGTGATGTCCTTTATAATATATCCGAAGCGGCCAAACAAATCTCAAAAATTGCCGAAGTAACCGAAGAAGAGCGTACTCCGGCTCAGATGCCGGTGAGGGAGAGCGAAGATCTCAAGCGGATTAAAGAGGAGATTGAAAAACTCGGTGACAAAGTCAAACTGATTCAGAATATGTTCTGGTCTGAAAAAGCACCCAAAATTCAGGCGGCTATCCCCCCTGAATTTGCCGAGATTTACCGACTTGCCCAACAAAGCGGAATGGATCAGGAACATCTTGACGAGATTATGCAGCTGACGTTGGAACATATGCCTTCGAAAATGCGTGAAAGCTCGGCTACGGTTAAACGTTATTTCCAAGTACTTATGCGTAAAATGATCCCGGTCCGTCTCGAAACGCCCCCTAGAAACGGAGCTAAAAAGGTAATCATGCTCGTCGGTCCCACGGGGGTCGGCAAGACGACTTCTATCGCCAAATTGGCTGCGCGTTTCTCTTATCTGCTGGAGAAAAAATACAAAGTAGGTCTGGTCGTGCTCGATACCTATCGTATCGGGGCGGTTGAGCAGCTGATGCAGTATGCACGAATGATGAAACTCGGAATTGAGACAGTTGTTGATCCCCCTGAGTTTTCGAGCGCGTTGAATGCATTGCGCTATTCGGATTATATTTTGATCGATACCATGGGCTCTTCTCCGTACGACAAAGGAAAGATCGAAAAGATTTATGAATGCCTGCGCGGTAACGATACCGAATACAGTGTTGATGTGGTCTTGGTGATGCCAAGCTCGATCAAATACGAGGATCTCAAAGCGACCTATGAAAATTTCGCCCCACTCGGGATTGACACGATGATGTTTACAAAGCTGGATGAAACCAGAGGTTTCGGTAATATTTTTTCACTCGTCTATGAGACCAAAGTACCGATTAGTTACTTTTCTGTAGGACAGGAAGTCCCCGAAGATTTAGTGGTGGCAACGAGCGATTTCTTGGTCGAATGCCTGATGAACGGATTTTCCAGAGGTGAGAACACATGA
- the folK gene encoding 2-amino-4-hydroxy-6-hydroxymethyldihydropteridine diphosphokinase produces MPLCRILDESHRVYVDRYFPASLKKASGYRYRVLLGVGGNIGDTRRRMNHLWIYLGRVPRVCRIRSGVILRNPPFGFTEQHDFDNTVIEIGTSLEPKALLRLIWRIEKRFGRRRSFANSPRTLDLDILFFENRSINTAELSIPHLHWRERASVTIPLRSLAHRNIRRKYENFDI; encoded by the coding sequence ATGCCGTTATGCCGTATACTCGATGAGAGCCATAGGGTTTACGTCGATCGGTATTTTCCTGCGTCGCTTAAAAAAGCTTCCGGTTACCGCTATCGTGTTCTTTTGGGAGTGGGCGGAAACATCGGTGATACACGCCGTCGGATGAATCATTTGTGGATTTATCTGGGGAGAGTGCCGCGGGTCTGCAGAATCCGAAGTGGAGTGATCCTTCGTAATCCCCCTTTCGGATTTACGGAACAGCACGATTTTGACAATACGGTTATCGAAATCGGGACGTCATTGGAGCCAAAAGCACTTTTGCGGCTGATTTGGCGGATAGAGAAACGTTTTGGGCGTCGTCGCAGTTTTGCGAATTCGCCGAGAACGTTGGACTTGGATATACTATTCTTTGAGAATCGATCAATCAATACGGCGGAGTTGAGTATTCCACACCTTCATTGGAGGGAACGCGCCAGCGTGACGATTCCTCTTAGAAGTTTGGCGCATCGGAACATACGGAGAAAATATGAAAATTTTGACATTTAG
- the aroQ gene encoding type II 3-dehydroquinate dehydratase, producing MKIVVIQGPNLNMLGVREQQVYGPMRLEQIHAQMKEVATQNGVDIEFYQSNLEGEIVDRIQECYGDAHGIIINPAAYSHTSIAIRDAISAVNIPTIEVHISNIYRREEFRQKSMTAPVCTSSIVGFGPFGYHLAMIGMMQILSEINAMLQAQQGTTEE from the coding sequence ATGAAAATAGTAGTAATCCAAGGGCCAAACCTCAATATGTTAGGTGTTCGAGAACAGCAAGTATACGGTCCGATGCGTTTAGAGCAGATTCATGCTCAAATGAAAGAGGTCGCAACTCAAAACGGAGTTGATATTGAGTTTTACCAAAGCAACCTTGAGGGAGAAATCGTTGACCGTATTCAAGAGTGTTACGGCGATGCGCACGGGATCATTATCAATCCGGCTGCCTATAGTCACACCTCTATCGCGATTCGTGACGCGATCAGTGCGGTAAACATTCCGACCATCGAAGTTCACATCAGCAACATCTATCGTCGTGAAGAATTCCGTCAAAAAAGTATGACGGCTCCGGTATGTACCTCTTCTATCGTCGGATTCGGTCCGTTCGGTTACCATTTGGCGATGATCGGGATGATGCAAATCCTCAGTGAGATCAATGCAATGCTTCAAGCTCAGCAAGGTACGACAGAAGAGTAA
- a CDS encoding metal-dependent hydrolase: MQILLSDAIFTDGTILRDHGIVFDKTILEVAPNDDLRSRFGAQCTELGEGSVLLPGLINPHVHLEFSANRSTLTYGEFMPWLSSVIASRDDLINECDDACTTHAIETMLSNGITAFGAVSSYGFDLDPCRQAPQKVVFFNELIGSDPAMADALYANFQERLFASQEIKREGFNPAVAIHSPYSVHRILIQKALKYAKEKDLRVTAHFMESLAEREWLDNDSGAFQPFFQNFLKQTKAANTANEFLSYFSEIPTLFTHAIQANHEEISVIKEGGHSIIHCPISNRLLGNGALDLRRLDTHTIPWLCGTDGMSSNYTLDLFEEMKAALFMHTQHDLLTLANSLFQSVTAQAATALRLNCGTIAPTYDADILIVRVNYPINEQLPIHLILQPRTVESVYIQGEKIK, from the coding sequence GTGCAAATACTTCTCAGTGACGCAATTTTTACCGACGGAACGATTCTCCGTGATCACGGAATCGTATTTGACAAAACGATTCTTGAAGTGGCACCGAACGACGATTTACGCTCCCGTTTCGGAGCACAATGTACCGAGTTGGGTGAAGGTTCGGTTCTTCTTCCGGGACTGATCAATCCGCATGTCCATTTAGAATTCAGCGCCAACCGATCCACCCTCACCTACGGAGAGTTTATGCCATGGCTCTCCAGTGTCATCGCTTCTAGGGACGACCTTATAAACGAGTGTGACGATGCGTGTACGACGCATGCCATTGAGACCATGCTCTCCAACGGAATCACCGCATTCGGGGCGGTGAGTTCATACGGATTTGATTTGGATCCCTGCCGTCAAGCACCCCAAAAAGTGGTCTTTTTCAACGAGCTGATCGGTTCTGATCCGGCTATGGCCGATGCACTCTACGCCAATTTTCAAGAGCGTCTTTTTGCTTCACAGGAGATCAAACGTGAAGGGTTCAATCCTGCCGTAGCTATCCATTCCCCTTACTCCGTTCACCGAATTTTGATCCAAAAAGCCCTCAAATACGCAAAAGAAAAAGATTTGCGGGTTACCGCCCATTTTATGGAGAGTCTTGCGGAGCGCGAATGGCTCGATAATGACAGCGGAGCGTTTCAGCCATTTTTCCAGAACTTCTTAAAACAGACCAAAGCCGCCAATACGGCAAACGAATTTTTAAGCTATTTCAGCGAAATTCCTACCTTATTCACCCATGCAATCCAAGCAAATCACGAAGAGATCTCAGTGATCAAAGAGGGTGGGCACAGTATCATCCACTGTCCGATCTCCAATCGCCTCCTCGGAAACGGCGCTCTCGATTTGCGGCGCCTTGACACCCATACAATCCCGTGGCTGTGCGGAACGGACGGGATGAGTTCAAACTATACTCTGGATTTATTCGAAGAGATGAAAGCTGCGCTCTTTATGCACACGCAACACGATCTTCTCACCCTGGCAAACAGTCTGTTTCAAAGCGTTACCGCACAAGCAGCCACGGCATTAAGGCTCAATTGTGGTACAATCGCACCTACATACGATGCCGATATTCTCATAGTACGGGTCAACTACCCTATCAATGAGCAGCTGCCGATCCATCTGATACTCCAGCCGCGCACTGTCGAATCGGTTTATATCCAAGGGGAAAAAATCAAATGA
- the sppA gene encoding signal peptide peptidase SppA — translation MMQFIRKIGSCLATGLKFIQSHFKATVLVLVVLWLIFPSGEDGISPHNLQKISLKGPILDATSMIEQIDEARENKDIKGVLFSIDSPGGAVAPSVEIAYAIKRLAETKPTVVYAAGIMASGGYYSGIWGNEIVANPGSMIGSIGVIMEGADISGLMEKVGIKTQVVHAGAYKQVGTFDRPWSVAERAELDKVIGGTYDLFVGDVARARKLDPTKSSDYADAHIFTALQAKKVGLVDSIGVEFDAKKRVEELTKVKDPVWNKEDPMDKFFKRFAAEGASLAHMYFPPVTLK, via the coding sequence ATGATGCAATTTATCCGAAAAATCGGCTCATGCCTTGCGACAGGGCTTAAATTTATCCAATCACATTTTAAAGCGACCGTTTTAGTGCTTGTTGTCCTTTGGCTTATTTTCCCGTCCGGCGAAGATGGAATTTCACCCCATAATCTACAAAAAATCTCCCTTAAAGGGCCGATTTTAGATGCGACGTCCATGATCGAACAAATCGATGAAGCACGTGAAAATAAAGACATCAAAGGGGTATTGTTCAGTATCGATTCTCCCGGCGGTGCGGTGGCTCCATCGGTCGAAATCGCCTATGCGATCAAGCGTCTCGCCGAGACCAAGCCGACGGTTGTTTATGCTGCGGGCATCATGGCCAGCGGCGGTTATTATTCCGGTATTTGGGGAAATGAAATCGTTGCCAATCCCGGCAGTATGATCGGTTCCATCGGTGTTATCATGGAAGGTGCCGATATCTCGGGCCTGATGGAAAAAGTGGGGATCAAAACCCAAGTCGTCCACGCAGGAGCCTACAAACAAGTCGGAACATTCGACCGTCCGTGGAGTGTAGCGGAGCGGGCAGAGCTTGACAAAGTGATCGGCGGAACGTATGATCTGTTTGTCGGCGACGTCGCACGTGCCCGTAAACTCGATCCGACAAAAAGCAGCGACTATGCAGATGCCCATATCTTTACCGCATTGCAAGCAAAAAAAGTGGGACTTGTAGATAGTATCGGTGTCGAATTCGATGCGAAAAAACGGGTGGAAGAACTTACAAAAGTAAAAGATCCGGTTTGGAACAAAGAAGATCCGATGGATAAATTCTTCAAACGCTTTGCGGCAGAGGGAGCCTCATTGGCTCATATGTACTTCCCGCCCGTTACATTGAAATAA
- the xseA gene encoding exodeoxyribonuclease VII large subunit, producing MASTLSVSGLNEQIKILLETSFEFVSVEGELSRVTKHGSGHIYFTLKDNESAIKCVMFKGNAARLKFSLEEGAHIILHGALSLYKPRGEYQINAFSAEPYGAGALAVAFEQLKQKLEAKGYFDPSHKKPFPKFPQTIVLVTSATGAALQDMQRVAMQRWPLVKLIVLDVLVQGASASGQIADALRYADTLRADAVVVGRGGGSIEDLWPFNEEIVADAIFAMQTPVMSAVGHEIDWVISDYVSDMRAPTPSAAMQMLLPDQNELFQSIDEIRYSAYGMVAQRLERKREQLLSMQEAFKRHGVEHRLEVQRELIIELRERLNRQMVQRLEQNRRDLAPLMERLTQSIESTLRQKQFMMTQLTEGFSANHPKNKNKSGFAQIAREGKVIDLDELKVGDRFDAMNDHRVVRSEVVEIISM from the coding sequence ATGGCTTCCACTCTAAGCGTCAGTGGTCTTAATGAACAGATCAAGATACTCCTTGAAACCTCTTTTGAATTTGTCAGTGTCGAGGGGGAACTCTCCCGTGTGACCAAGCACGGCAGCGGACACATCTATTTCACCCTCAAAGACAACGAATCCGCGATCAAATGTGTTATGTTCAAAGGCAACGCGGCACGCTTGAAGTTCTCTCTTGAAGAGGGGGCCCATATCATCCTGCACGGGGCACTCTCTCTCTACAAACCGCGCGGCGAATATCAGATCAATGCATTCAGTGCCGAACCCTACGGTGCGGGTGCATTGGCGGTAGCGTTCGAGCAGCTGAAACAAAAATTGGAAGCAAAAGGGTATTTTGACCCTTCGCATAAAAAACCTTTTCCGAAATTTCCCCAAACGATCGTTTTGGTCACATCTGCAACGGGTGCGGCATTGCAGGATATGCAGCGGGTGGCAATGCAACGGTGGCCACTGGTCAAGCTCATTGTGTTGGATGTATTGGTACAGGGGGCAAGCGCTTCAGGACAAATAGCCGATGCACTGCGTTATGCCGATACGCTGCGCGCAGATGCGGTGGTTGTAGGACGGGGCGGCGGAAGTATCGAGGATTTATGGCCGTTTAACGAGGAGATCGTCGCCGATGCGATTTTTGCGATGCAGACTCCCGTAATGTCGGCGGTAGGGCATGAGATCGACTGGGTCATCAGCGATTACGTGAGCGATATGCGCGCACCGACACCGAGTGCCGCGATGCAGATGCTCCTCCCCGATCAAAACGAGTTGTTCCAAAGTATCGATGAGATCCGCTACAGTGCGTATGGAATGGTGGCTCAGAGATTGGAGCGTAAACGCGAACAACTCCTATCGATGCAGGAGGCGTTTAAACGCCACGGCGTTGAACATCGTTTAGAGGTGCAACGAGAGCTGATTATAGAGCTGCGAGAACGTTTGAATCGACAGATGGTGCAGCGATTGGAACAGAACCGTCGTGATCTTGCTCCATTGATGGAGCGGTTAACTCAAAGTATCGAGTCGACACTGCGTCAGAAGCAGTTTATGATGACTCAATTAACCGAAGGATTCTCTGCCAATCATCCGAAAAATAAAAACAAAAGCGGATTTGCCCAAATTGCCCGTGAGGGGAAAGTGATCGATTTGGATGAATTAAAAGTAGGGGATCGGTTTGATGCGATGAACGACCATAGAGTCGTTCGTTCGGAAGTAGTAGAAATTATTTCAATGTAA
- the ubiE gene encoding bifunctional demethylmenaquinone methyltransferase/2-methoxy-6-polyprenyl-1,4-benzoquinol methylase UbiE — protein MTKQEKIVSMFNDIAPTYDRANRVLSMGVDTFWRRKACDLAFGYCSSKTIDSIVDVACGTGDMMGYWDRRAQKAGIGVNEIVGVDPSEGMVGVGREKFPQMSFHIAPATELPKGDGSADIISISYGIRNVVERQAGLGEFNRVLKPGGLVVILEFMKNENPSALGKVRDWYMNNVLPRIGGLISSNYEAYRYLPDSIEGFLTVAKMKQELEEAGFEMLYTKSFSMDISTLMIARKK, from the coding sequence ATGACCAAGCAAGAAAAAATCGTATCGATGTTCAACGATATCGCCCCGACGTATGACCGTGCCAATCGGGTGCTCAGTATGGGTGTCGATACCTTTTGGCGTCGCAAGGCATGCGATTTGGCATTTGGTTATTGTTCTTCTAAAACGATCGATTCTATCGTCGATGTTGCGTGCGGAACAGGCGATATGATGGGATACTGGGATCGTCGAGCCCAGAAGGCAGGAATCGGCGTGAATGAGATTGTGGGGGTTGATCCCTCCGAGGGGATGGTCGGTGTCGGACGGGAGAAATTTCCTCAGATGTCGTTTCATATCGCTCCGGCAACCGAGCTGCCGAAAGGTGACGGTTCGGCGGATATTATCAGTATCTCATACGGCATCCGCAATGTAGTCGAACGTCAAGCGGGATTGGGTGAATTTAACCGTGTCCTCAAACCGGGGGGATTAGTGGTAATCCTCGAATTTATGAAAAACGAAAATCCATCTGCACTTGGAAAAGTTCGTGATTGGTACATGAATAACGTACTACCGCGTATCGGCGGATTGATCTCTAGCAACTACGAAGCGTATCGTTATCTCCCTGATTCCATCGAAGGATTTTTAACGGTGGCTAAAATGAAACAGGAACTCGAAGAAGCGGGTTTTGAGATGCTTTATACGAAAAGTTTCTCGATGGATATTTCGACCTTGATGATCGCCCGTAAAAAGTAA
- the ribD gene encoding bifunctional diaminohydroxyphosphoribosylaminopyrimidine deaminase/5-amino-6-(5-phosphoribosylamino)uracil reductase RibD, with product MDTAVIQYAMKLALEAAWDYQLLTFPNPAVGAACISENGSILSVGAHKYAGGPHAEVYALRDAYTLLSGDTSIADSDDSHHIHEYLRTHHNNLFRTLSMAVTLEPCSHRGKTPSCALLVRDLGIKSLYVSCKDPNPDAAGGGEIVRASGVECVFGIMEAEGQKLLEPFLKWQNSPFVFFKWAQRLDGTIDNGTISSATSRTHMHALRDKCDLIVIGGNTVRADRPTLDARMVNGKAPDVLIYSRERDFDRTIPLFTIPNRQVFIASDFEPIRQYRLVMIEGGAGMLQASQSVSDWYLSYIAPKIGGGSQTLGPITEDFEVLHAKITDNIILWMKKQQELL from the coding sequence ATGGATACCGCCGTCATACAGTATGCTATGAAACTCGCGCTCGAAGCAGCGTGGGATTATCAACTCCTCACTTTTCCTAATCCTGCGGTAGGTGCGGCCTGTATTTCCGAAAATGGCTCTATACTATCCGTAGGTGCCCATAAATACGCAGGCGGCCCCCATGCCGAGGTTTATGCTCTGCGGGATGCGTATACGCTCTTAAGCGGTGACACTTCGATAGCAGATTCAGACGATTCTCATCATATCCACGAATACCTTCGTACCCATCACAATAATCTTTTCAGAACACTTTCTATGGCGGTGACTTTGGAGCCGTGTTCCCACAGAGGTAAAACCCCATCATGTGCTTTATTGGTTCGAGATTTAGGGATCAAATCACTATATGTCAGTTGTAAAGATCCCAATCCGGATGCGGCTGGCGGCGGTGAAATCGTACGTGCATCAGGCGTTGAATGTGTTTTCGGGATCATGGAAGCAGAGGGGCAAAAACTTCTGGAACCGTTTTTAAAATGGCAGAATAGTCCCTTTGTTTTTTTTAAATGGGCACAACGGCTCGACGGTACGATCGATAACGGAACGATCAGTTCGGCCACTTCACGAACGCATATGCATGCATTACGGGATAAATGCGATTTGATCGTGATCGGAGGCAATACGGTACGGGCTGATCGACCGACACTGGATGCGCGGATGGTGAACGGCAAAGCTCCCGATGTATTGATTTATTCTCGTGAGAGAGACTTTGACCGAACAATTCCACTTTTCACTATCCCCAATCGACAGGTTTTTATTGCATCTGATTTTGAACCGATTCGTCAGTATCGTTTAGTAATGATCGAAGGGGGTGCTGGGATGTTGCAAGCAAGTCAGAGTGTAAGCGATTGGTATCTCAGTTACATTGCGCCTAAAATCGGCGGAGGATCGCAAACTCTTGGACCCATTACAGAGGATTTTGAGGTACTGCACGCTAAAATCACCGATAATATAATTCTTTGGATGAAGAAACAACAGGAACTTTTATGA
- a CDS encoding ribosome maturation factor RimP has translation MSLESDIKKMVESIGLSLYDTAVLSENENTIFRVSVTAPGGVTLDKCVEATHLISPLLDVTSPVSGEYRLEVSSPGIERKLKTLDHFAQSVGEKVALSTIGKEKFEGEMIGVENDEIILKTKENGEQRIPFRSISKAKTYFEW, from the coding sequence ATGAGTCTTGAGAGCGATATCAAAAAAATGGTCGAATCGATCGGCTTGTCACTTTATGACACGGCGGTTCTCAGTGAAAACGAAAATACGATTTTTCGTGTAAGTGTTACCGCTCCCGGTGGTGTAACACTGGATAAATGTGTTGAAGCGACCCATTTGATCTCTCCGCTGTTGGACGTTACCTCTCCGGTAAGCGGTGAATATCGTTTGGAAGTGAGTTCTCCAGGGATTGAGCGTAAACTTAAAACCCTCGATCATTTTGCCCAATCGGTCGGTGAAAAAGTTGCTTTGAGCACGATCGGCAAAGAGAAGTTTGAGGGAGAAATGATTGGTGTTGAAAATGATGAAATCATTTTAAAGACCAAAGAAAACGGTGAACAAAGAATCCCTTTCCGTTCTATCAGCAAGGCTAAAACCTACTTCGAGTGGTAA